DNA from Felis catus isolate Fca126 chromosome B3, F.catus_Fca126_mat1.0, whole genome shotgun sequence:
cacacacacactttaaaccTTATATAGGATTaagttctagaaataaaaatcacaaaagcaagagagagaaataggtgTGAACTGACTTCAAAATTTTAAGGGAACGTCAATAGCAGCCCAGTCTTCATGATGCTACCGTCATTGTAAGGTAATAGTTTTTCTTCCTAACGTATGTCATACTGTGTCAAGTGCTTCTATCAGGTGTAAGGGAAAAACTGACCCATCAGGCTCTGTCTTTCAAGGTCACACACCTCTGCCTCTGGTGGTGGATGTCTTTGGTTACGCTGCCCTTGGCTCAACCTTGCATCCTGGGGCTCCATGGAGCTCTTCATGGCTGACTTTCTGAGGTCTCTACATTTCTTAGGTGTGATGGCTTCTCCTCAGAGTGTTGTTTTTTACTGCTGTGCCCAGAGCTGTCCCCTGGTCATCACCTTCTACTGTTCTCTTGCTCACCTCCATACATGCATTCAGCTTTAATCTCACCTGTGCTGTTGCTTTGTGCTGTGAGCTCCAGGGAAGACTTGGCAGACGGACATAGGGACAGTCTTGTGTGAAACATtggcttttatttgcttttcacttttttttcagtttactggattttgtttttcacatctatgtggtttgtttcctttttagtgaagttctttctctctctctctctctttttttgagagaaagagagagagagtgcatgtgtgggggagagggacagatgagagagagagagagagagagagaatcttttttttatttttattaaaaagatttttttaatgtttatttatttttgagacagagagagagcatgaatgggggagggtcagagagagagggagacacagaatccgaaacaggctccaggctctgagcggtcagcacagagcccgatgcggggcttgaactcacggactgcgagatcatgacctgagctgaagtcggacgcttaaccgactgagccacccaggcgccccaagagagagaatcttaagcaggctccatgcccagtgctgaACCCACCgagagattgtgacttgagcccaaatcaagagtcggacacttaactgactgagccacccaggtgccccagttctttctccttttgataTGGGTCCTACTTGATTCAGTGTTTGTCTAGTTGTTCAGCTATCGTGAATTTGTTCTGTCACATTCAACTCACTAGTTGTGGTGTTTGAAGGATATGGGACCCTAAAATAAGGTTATCTGGTCACAATGAACTATCTTCCACCTGAAATGTGGCATTTCATGGGTCTGTGGACTAAGGTTCATGTCTTCTAcgtgtgaaataaaaataagcctgcctcctctccctctctccctccctcacttctggGCATGGCCTCTATCGTGCATAGATTACAAACCCGAGGACCTGTGAGTCTCCCACTTTCTTCCAACTTCACATTGCCCTTCTGGAACCAAACAAAGTCATGCCTGTGAAACTGTGATGTGCGATACAGATAAAGTTTAGGGATGTCAATTATTTTCAAGACaagttttcttggggcacctaggtggctcagtcggttgaatgtcaggcttcggctcaggtcatgatctcatggttcatgagttcaagccccatatcgggctctgggctgatggcaaaGAGCCTGctatggatcctctgtccccctatctctgctcctcgccagctcatctctgtctctcaaaagtaaaataaacattaaaaaaaaaaaaaaagagagagagagagacaagcttTCTTGTGGATTCTAAAAACAGATCCATTTATGCCAAACTGAACTGCTTGGTGGAAGGAGAGAAACCAGGGGAATTTAGGAGAGATGTCTCATCACTGTATGTTTCCCAGTGGCAGGAACAGAGCCCCTTATATGCTTGGCACAAAGAGATCAAATTTGATCTGGTGGATGGCAATGTGGTACTTTACAGTCCAACAGCCTGGAGCCGTCTGCCTCACAAAGCTGCCATAACCCAGGGTACCAGCAGGGGGAGTCTGGGTCCTGAGACTAGGCCAGGCTTAAAGGGGCTGAACTACTGAGTGAGTGACTCCATAGGCTATAGTAGCTAAGCTCCTGGGGGATGCTGGTTTGGACTGAGGGACTCAGCAGGTCCTACTCCTTGGGAGGTGGGTACTGGCTCCTCTGACAGGCATTGGGCGGGTTGGCAGCTCCAGGTGTGGCAGGATGGAAAACAGAGGCTGTTGTGGGATGGTCAGCCAGGGAGGAAGGTTAACTGAATTTAGTCCTGGGCCCTGGGCAGTGCAGAAAAGTGAaacctgggtggggctggggctgcatcTCAGCCTCCTAAGCTGCAGAAAGTCTTGGCTGTAGGAGAAACCTGCCCCCATTGCCCCAGAAAGACCCCCCCTGGAAACAGGAAATGGAATGCTTGTGGCATGGTCCCCTGGAGTTATTCCCTTTCTACTGACCAAATTGTGGGGTTGGTGATGGTGGTTGGCTTAGAGAAGTTATGGCATTTTTTATGGCCcagaaaagataatttttggGGAGAGAGGATTGTCCTTTTATAACAGCGTTTAGGCTGAACCCTTGCAGAGGGCTAAGCCCCAAAGAGGTGTTATTGAGGAACTGATGAGAAACTATGCAGCAAAGGGTTTAGGGAGGACCAAGGgctgggggagaaaggagaaagcaaaacCTGGAATTGACAGCAGAAAACTTCCTGGGGCAGTGTTGCTGCATATTGAAAGTGGTTCAGTGAATAAATAAGACCGCAGCCATACTCGCTCTAGAGATCTATTTATTATGACCCTGCAATGCCCACTCCCCATCCCCCGAGCCCCAATGGGTTCTTGCCTCTGCCCCAGAAAAGGTGGCCAAGCACAGAGGACAGTTAGCCTCACGCCTGCTGAGAGAAgtgcttcattattctctttaTCCAGGGCAGGAAGTGTGAGACCTTGTCGAAGACCCCTGGAGGTGTCCCATTCCCGTTTCCATAAGAGAAAGTCCCTTGGGCCACGTTGTTACATACGAGGGGTCCCCCAGAGTCCccctgtgggcagagagaggaaggactgGGCTGGTGACCGCACTCCTGGTGGTCCTGCCCTCCCCAttgccctggggctgggggtctgTGTCAGGGGGCTGCATGGGAGATTGGGCCCTGGGCAGACCTTGTCCCCTCTCTCGGTCCCTGCACTCCATCCAGGCACTGACTGTTCTTTCCAGCACCACCCAGGCCAAACATTTCTCTCCAAACCTCAGGGAAACACAGGTGACAAGGCTGCTGTGAGGAGACTAAGCCTTCTTCCCCCAACAGGGGACCACTGGAAGGGGTGGGGAACTGAAGACTGGATTTGTAGACCCAGCTGTCCAGGCTCTCAGGCTGAGGCATGAAGGCACAGCCACTCCCATACCCCGGACATCCCTAGGTTCCTCAGCCCTGGGGCCTGTCTAGGTAGATGCCGGAAGCCTGACCTTGAAGCTGGTCTTCATCTTCTTCGGGTCTCCTACACAGATCTGGGTGGCCCCCATGTAATAGCCACGGAAGCGGGATCTGCACTCCCGATCCTCCTGCACGATCAGCTCTACCTCCTGCAGAGTGGTTGCTAGAGTGCCCATGGCCATGCGTCCCCAGCCGGCCACACTGCACACCTGTCCCGGCCTCACCCGGTCCTTGCCTTTGGGCAGGCCCAGGGGCCTCACAGCTGCAGTCAGCTTGGCCTTTTTCACCAGCTGATGGAAAGAAGCAAGAGGGGCCAGCTCAGTCAGTGGTCTCTGGGCCCAGGTACTCTATGCGGCTGCcctgtcttccttctcccctgAGCCACTGAGACTGGTCAGGTGGCCAGGCCAGGTATGAAGGAGGGGACAGGTCCCAGTGGGAAAGGAGACAATGTGGACCCAGGAGAGCGAGGGCAGTGGGGAGGTCTCCTTACCTGCAGTAACATGATGTCGTTGGAGTAGTTCTTTGGATTATAGTCTGGGTGGGGGATGGCTCTTCTCACGGGGATGATCTGCTGGGTCTTCTCCTGCTTCTTGATGTTGTGGGCCCCCAGGGTGACGTTGATGGAGCTGTGCGGAGAGCAGAGTGGGCAAGGGGGTGTGGGGTCACAGGACACAGCTCTGCCCAGGAACCAGGAAGGGCAGGTGACAACCAGGGTGGGCAGGACTGGAGCCGA
Protein-coding regions in this window:
- the GZMH gene encoding granzyme H isoform X4, with product MQPLLLLLALLLPLEARTEEIIGGHEAKPHSRPYMVFVQFLVGNSKKRCGGALVNEDFVLTAAHCLGSSINVTLGAHNIKKQEKTQQIIPVRRAIPHPDYNPKNYSNDIMLLQGDSGGPLVCNNVAQGTFSYGNGNGTPPGVFDKVSHFLPWIKRIMKHFSQQA
- the GZMH gene encoding granzyme H isoform X1, with translation MQPLLLLLALLLPLEARTAAPSHPIHQPFLSEEIIGGHEAKPHSRPYMVFVQFLVGNSKKRCGGALVNEDFVLTAAHCLGSSINVTLGAHNIKKQEKTQQIIPVRRAIPHPDYNPKNYSNDIMLLQLVKKAKLTAAVRPLGLPKGKDRVRPGQVCSVAGWGRMAMGTLATTLQEVELIVQEDRECRSRFRGYYMGATQICVGDPKKMKTSFKGDSGGPLVCNNVAQGTFSYGNGNGTPPGVFDKVSHFLPWIKRIMKHFSQQA
- the GZMH gene encoding granzyme H isoform X2, coding for MQPLLLLLALLLPLEARTAFLSEEIIGGHEAKPHSRPYMVFVQFLVGNSKKRCGGALVNEDFVLTAAHCLGSSINVTLGAHNIKKQEKTQQIIPVRRAIPHPDYNPKNYSNDIMLLQLVKKAKLTAAVRPLGLPKGKDRVRPGQVCSVAGWGRMAMGTLATTLQEVELIVQEDRECRSRFRGYYMGATQICVGDPKKMKTSFKGDSGGPLVCNNVAQGTFSYGNGNGTPPGVFDKVSHFLPWIKRIMKHFSQQA
- the GZMH gene encoding granzyme H isoform X3; the encoded protein is MQPLLLLLALLLPLEARTEEIIGGHEAKPHSRPYMVFVQFLVGNSKKRCGGALVNEDFVLTAAHCLGSSINVTLGAHNIKKQEKTQQIIPVRRAIPHPDYNPKNYSNDIMLLQLVKKAKLTAAVRPLGLPKGKDRVRPGQVCSVAGWGRMAMGTLATTLQEVELIVQEDRECRSRFRGYYMGATQICVGDPKKMKTSFKGDSGGPLVCNNVAQGTFSYGNGNGTPPGVFDKVSHFLPWIKRIMKHFSQQA